One Sesamum indicum cultivar Zhongzhi No. 13 linkage group LG14, S_indicum_v1.0, whole genome shotgun sequence genomic window, GCCGTGTCATCTATTGCTCTATCTCATTCTACGTCATGAGATTGTTGGTACCTAGAAGAAAAATTGTCATATGGTTTTTTGAGCCCAAGCACATTGcattaatttctcataaatagagggttaaatgcaatttattcacATCTCAATTGGTTTGTTTTTCATGTGTATGTATGTTAATGGTCCCCTTTGGGCAAAAAATGACAAAGACAAGCTCATAGTTGATAGGGAATAAGTTGGGCCAGTTTATGGATTCATCACGATTCCGCGATTAATTCTTCAGGTGCGACAATGTGTATTTGGGTATTGCTTGATGTTCGTCGGCCTTTGGAAAGATTCTTGATGTAAGAATATATGGCCCAATGACTGTTAGGCCCACGAGACAAAACCCACTTACATCACCCACCTGGTAAGGCCCACCCAAGCCAAACCCAGCCCATACCCGAAACCCGGTCCACTACCCCACCTATTTAATCTCTATTCTAACCCTAAGCAGCCTCatttctctcctctctctcctctctctcctctctcttctcttctcaCATTTGCGCCATTGCAACTCTCTCCTCTTTATAATCTGCCATGGATCTCTGTGATCCTCCTTTCCTGTTTACACCTTTAGTAAAAGGGGTGGCCTTCCAAAGCCAATCTAATGGCTTTTGAAAAGCCACCTAACTTTCTCTTATATGAACCATTTCTCTCCCCTTTAAATAGCAATCTTCTTCCTCGGCGGAAATACACAGAATATATACTACTTCATTCTTCTTACTAAAAGTTCTGAGCGAACGGCATTTTGGGTCTTTGTGATTGATCTCAGTGATCTGTTGGTGACGTTTGTTTGGTGGAGTAACCGTGGGTGAGATCTGTGGTGTTCGACGTCTCTGTGACCGTGCTTAGTGCAATATCTGTTGGATCTGGTTCTATTTGAGCCTTTttctcaaatcatattttgttatatctttttattataattttctgtattatttctttcattcttttagTCTGTAATtataaggagtttcgtactccattTATActtgtaatagttggttaggCTATTCGTTTTAAGGTATCACTGAGGGGTTTCCACCCTACACTTGACTATCAGACCATCGATTGAGGAGCAAGTTGCGGTATCATTCTCATATGAGCGCctgttaaatttttgttacatATGTGGGTTGTTGGACCATATTGCTCTTCATTGTGAGAAACAATATGAAGACGGATTTGTTGACCCTAGGGAGGACATACAGTATAGGCTGTGGCCGAGGGCTCTGGTAACTCGCACACTGCTATCAACTGAAAGAGGTATCAATGGAGAGCTTGGTAATTCGAGGTCAAAAATCAGTAGACAACCAATTTATGGGGATAGTGGAAACATGATTAGACGTGGTGCCTCAATTTTTGACCCACATTACGGGACTTTGCCTACCTAGTAATCACCCTAAGATCTCAAGGTGCACAGTGGGAAGTCAGTCCAGGACCAGTATGAAACAACCCGAAAAAGCTCAGCCCAGTACCAACTCAATATTGTTTATGACTGGTCTTAGAACGGTTCCGGCCTCTAAGTGGTGCCCAATTGAATCAGTTAAACTAATTACTAATCTAAAATCAAAgtgtatttaattcaaattgtgAGCAAGCCTCAACGGATACTCAAAAGACCGCAAGGATCTACCATGCATTAAAGCCCCTTGATGAAGGACTTGCATCCTCATGAGTTGAGTTCTACATAGAGGGATCGTTGGCTATTTGTGGGTGCTTGTAAGGTGTGTGTATCTATATTTCTCTCCCTCACTCTCTTGTATACCTCTACTTCCAAAGAGTCAAATTTCTTCCACCCTTTTCTTAAGAGCTTGAAATTCGTTCAAGGCTTTCTAGTCCTACTCTCTTGAGTTTCTAGCAAGGTTAAAAGAGACATAACTTAGTGTTTTGTGTGGATTTGCTAGAGAGAGCTTTGTTTAGCTCTTGTATgaacaaaacaagaaaccaTTTTGGAGGAGAGCTTTTGAAGTTAGGATACTCTACTCAAAGAGATATCTACCTTTGACTTACATCAACTAGTTGGTGTGCAAGTACACGAATAACCTAATTGTGGTTGTGTCGCGGGCTGCTAGTATATTTGGCTCTGGTGGCGAATTTTCGGAGGGGCAAGACCTTCACGAGATGACTGACTTGTTCtcttttgtgtaatttttcactttattttatttttaactaaacaAAAGACATGTATGAAAAGCCTATGAATATTGCTGGAAGAAAAGAATTTCCTAGAAAATTGTtgaatggatgaaaaatttacTGAATGCAGAAGTGAATGAATGAAAACTCAACTCCGGTGTCATATAAGACAACTAATTAAAGTGAAGCTAAAAATAACTAtcgatttctttttctttttctaataaatcgattataattacaatcattcctgttgatgttaatatttaacaaaaattattacaataatcatatctTGCTCGACAACACCTACTATTATAATAGACAAATCCTACTACTACCTATTACAATAGACAACAACTCCTACTATGCAGTAGACAATATCTCATGCACATGACGGGTTCGAACTCATGACCTCTAAAATCATGAAACCTCAACTTCGCCAACTAAATTAGACTTCATTGACAATTAACTATctatttttaaagattataaatttcatgagaaaattttactcaaagccaatatgataaataatgaGTTTAGCACATAGATTTATAGGcttttaatataatagaaattattttagaattcaaaattctacTTAACataacattaataaataagaagtaaatatatataactctaTTTTCAACGATAAATATCACCGAGCTAGCAAGTTCACTGCTTTAATAGGTGGGaatctaaataaatcaaaccAATAAAAGCATAATTGTTCtgtgattgaattaattatcaaggttaaaaaattattttaaaatttggattgATTATTGGTcgaattatgaataaattttaattaaatcaaatatgtGTCCACCTTAATTAATAGTGTACCAAGTCTAAATTAAGTTTGGAAACTTGTCAAAGGAAAACtttgattcaaatttgatttgctaagttgaaaaaatcaaaatcaaataaagttttatttatgGATTTCATTGATATagggtaatttaatttattttttaactctaATGGTGGGGCCTATCTAGGACACTTTCCAAAATGTAGGGCTCAATTTACAATAATGACAATTTGGTGGATacaaatgaattatattttattgggataattatttttcttttatgatgtttgatataattacacgtgATTTTgcttgtgatttaaaaaattatatttaatatattgaggtttgcttccgtctaataatAGGTgtatttgttagtcaaaattcactgaatttgttgatattaataaaaataattaaatgagaattgatatttacccataattgacttattaattacttattacggtgaaaatatacctcttcacatgtattgacatgtgaaaatgtataaagataatttgattgtaaaaaactttattaaatgtaataaattagtaataagtcaagaaaatatgggtatttgttcggtattttgttgtattaataaattatttaaattttgattagtaaataaatttatttattatacaaaatcaaatctaaaaaaaattatatataattttttaaatcacaaaaaaataacccATTggagaaagtgtaattatccgtttattattttcttattcaaatacACAGTGAGGAGCAGCATTGCAGCGTGAGGGAGATACTGAAAGTCGATTCCGCCGCTCTTTGCTATTTCATCCTCATTCCTCCGAGGTACATACATTTCAACATTTATGAGTTCTCcaggttttttttttgcattagGTACATTCCATGAATTTCCCTTTGATTTTTGAAGTTCCTTCTTCATGAGACCGTAAATCTCTTGGAGACGGTTCTTGAAAGTTGAATAATCCCCAATATGATGGTTGTTGGTTTTAACTTTTAACCCCAATTGATTGACGGGTTTTCTTCTGCATTCAATTCCCAACTGAGAAAAGAGATTCAAATCCATGTTCAGTGTTCAGTGCAGAAAGCAATTGATAGTGCCCCTTTCAAATGCTAGGGTTTATGGTATAACAAGATTTCTTGTAGCTGGAAaagatggattttttttcagatTATTCTCTTCGAAGAGATTTGAACTTAAAGGTGACGACAAACAATCGTTCACCGTGTCTTACTTGATAAACTCCTGTGGTTTGTCCTCAGAAGCTGCTATTTCTGCATCCAAGAAAGTTCAGCTGAATTCCCCTGAAAAAGCAGATCTTCTGCTGGCCCTCTTCAAGAGTCATGGATTTAGCAATGCCCATATATCTAAAATGATCACTAAGTTGCCCATTACCCTTACGGCGGACCCTGAGAAAACGGTATCGCCTAAATTAAAGTTTTTCCGTTCAATTGGGGTTCCAGCTCCTATTCTTGCTAGGATGGTGTCCCATAGCCCGCTGATTTTGAGATGCAGCCTTCAAGACAGAATCATCCCTATTTATAACATTCTGAAGACGCTGTTGCAGACCGATGAGAGGATCGTTCATTTTATCAAGCGCGTAGGTGggaattatcattttatcaatGGTGTGCTGAAATATATTCATTCTAATGTTGCTACGTTGAGGAAATATGGACTGAGTGAATCCAATATCTcgttttttttgtcaaataatCCCAAGATTCTGCTAATAAAAACTGATAGGCTAGCTGTATTGGTCGACAGGGTTATTGAATTGGGTTTCGATACTACAAAGGTTTATTTTGTGGTTGCAATGGAAACTCTCTTTGGTATGAGCAAGTCAACTTGGGAACATAAGAAGGAAGTATACCAAAGATGGGGTTGGTCTGAGTCTGATATTCTTAAAGCGTTTTCAGTACATCCCAAGTGTATGAGCTTATCAGAGAAGAAGATAATGTCTGTCATGGAGTTTCTTGTAAATGAGATGAGCTTCCAGCCATTAGATATTGCTAATTACCCAGTTGTCATTTGCTACAATTTGGAGAAGAGAATCAAGCCAAGATGTCGCATCGCTAAAGCTTTGTTGTTGAAGAAGTTGACAAAGAAATCTTATAGGCTAAGCAGTTTGATGTTGATCTCTGAGAGATTGTTCTTGGACAGGTATGTCACCAAGTATCAAGGAAAAATTCCTCTGTTGGATGTATATCATGGAAAGTTGAGTCTCGTTGACTTGGGTTTGGAATGTGAAAATCCAAAGTAAACCCGAAGTAGAAATGTGTGAATTTCAACGTCCGGTAACATTTTGATAGCAGAATTGGATGGTATCTTGAAGTTTGGTTGTGACATTGTTGTCTTATTTCAGGTTTTAGTAGTTGGCATATATAGTTCTAGAACTCTGTGATCTATTCTAAATCATGGTTTTCATCGGATGAAGTTTTTGTTCTTTGATCATAGAATCGAAAGCTTACTGTTGAAGGGCAAAACAGTTGCTGAAATATCCTGATTTTGCTAGACATAGGAGCTTTATTTGCTGATATGTAGCAAACTAATATTATACCCATAGACTTAGTATTTTAATCATGTTTTTGACCTTTACGTCGTGTTTGGATTGATGAATCGGAAGTATCGACTTTATATCCTTATTAACAAattcttatttgaatttgttaggACAATTCCATATtagaaagaatttcaaatacttcaaCTTTCATTTCATAGAAAATTTTGTGgaagattaataaattttatgtttatttatatgagGTAATTCAGAATCCGACCTTTCCTTTCGTTTCCTTCCCCTTCTGTAGTTGTCTTTGTTTGTTCGACTTCATTGCCACTGCGAGTTATGCCCTCTAACATCGGAGTTCGTCTATATAACGCTGTCTTCCCACCATTGTTAACCCAGATTCTCCCTgctgtttggttttatttttattttctgtactTTTTTAGTggttttaaatcaatttttttattgatttaaatgtGTTAGCGATGTCGTATCGAtgtattatgaaaaaacatattattatattatgttattgattaaaagtttatatatgtatttatatattaaaaagtaagGTTAAATTACTTCTGGCTCCtttgaaatttgtcataattataaaatacctTCTCgctgtttgaaaaattaaaaaaattctctgaaattaaaaaatcctAACAATACTCTCTTGTAACAGTCCATGTAGGGTGTATTTATTAGGATATTGTAAGTTTAGACaatatttgtaactttttaaataacgagaaaatatttatagttatgcAAATTTCTAAAGAGCCCATTATAATTTGGGAAAGTAATGATTGAGATTATAATGATTTGATATAAACAAACACGTATCCGCTCCAATCGCTTAAAACCTGcaatgaaaatgaaaccaCTAAGTTTAGCAGCACAAAACCAGGTTtaaatcactacaaaaaaaaactctcCTTTGCCTTTTCATCTATACATTTCATTGGGGTGATTTGCAATTGGAAAGATGTCACTTGCAAACAGCGCCGACTTGATATCAACCCTGTTCATGTATGGCTGTTCGATGCCACTCAACACTCAACTCTTCACAATCTTGTGAATAAAAAGCTCTTTCCACACTCAATATAAGTGTCATTGTGTATAAAATTAGAGCCAAGAACTGTGAATACAGCCAGACATTCAATCTCTGTCATCTGGGATTGTCTAATATAATGATCAGAGGCACCAAGATATGTTGAAAATAAGGAATGCTACTTGACATTGCAGCTGCTGTAGGAGAAGGGGTGACCGGCGGTCCAGCTCCGAAAACCCGGGATCCACTTGAATTCGTCGTATTCAACACAGATGATGTTGTGCTGCAGATTTTAGCTGCTGGTCAGAATGTTTTTCTACTTTCATGAGAGGACAAATGCTTATCCTGATCAGTTTTGATCGAACTGAACTAATCACACGACAAGTTTATGTCATTAGTTCAAATCGGACCACACCTGATCCGGACTATAATTTTAACAGAGAGTAGAAGCTAGAAGATTCACCTAGTGGATGGATATTGGCATGTACCATAACCTGCACAAGGAATTACATCATTAAGAATGAGGCAAGAACTGCAAAATATGTAGTATATGTTGCTTTTATCACTGTAGAGCATTGGATTACAAAATTGCCTTAGGGTCCACCTTTTGTATTAGAGCCAGTCTATCCAAGAATTACGCACTGTTTTGTCGTTCTTCACTCGTGTGAACTAGTGTCGTTGTACTACGTTAGCATGGCATCACACATTACACGATCAAACGGCTATAATACTCTACATCTAAGATTAACAAAATCCCAAGAacgaaaattaaatttcagcATAACCTAGATTCCACTGCTAGTCCTGGTATTGTGAAAACGACCGGGATGGATCCTGACAACTGtctgttttctttcttgggaTCTAAAAAGCTCGCCAATTCTAACACAACCCCATAATTCTAACATGTATGAACAGTAGAAGCTATGATCTTACTGGGATCCGTGCTGGTGGTAACCGCTGAGCCACCAAAATTGCAGCTGGTAGGGATTGGATTCTTCTGATAGTAACTATTGAAGGCGTATGAGGCGTGATCACGAACCGTGGCCGGCATGTAGCAGCTACCGCCCGGCTGAATGGCTGAGCAGTCAGCCCCACCATGGCCGCAGGCATAGTCCAACGCTAACTGCAATGCGTTTTGCGATGCAGATTGGGTGGCCACACACCAGCTCCCGGCCGGTGAGTTTGCTGCTGGTGGAGTCATAACTGGACTCATGATCCTTGGAGAATCCGGGTCAGATTCCGTCGGGTTTAGCATTGGAGTTGTTGTAGTTGGAGTGGAGGGAAGAGTTGTTGGAACTGTTGTCATTGGGGTTGTGACATCCATCTGCCTAGTGGAAATCAAGGTAGTTTCTTGAATTGTTCTGTTGTCATGGTGCGGTAGCTTTACGTGACTAGTTGCTTCCACTGAACCTGGAAAAGCAAAAGCcagaattcaagaaaagagGGCAAGAAGTAGTGACTTGTttggagaaagaaaattatgccAATTGCAGCTTACCTGGTAGGCCTAGAACAGCAGCAAGATGAATGAATGAAAGACAAGTGATGATAGTTCTTCTGCCCATGAGGATTGTAGacactcttcttcttcttctctccaGTTTCTAGTTTGGGTGTGGAAAAGAGGACAAGATGTCAATCCAAACACACATGATTGCCTTTGAAAAGGGCACACTTTGTGTCCTTCTGATATGTATGTAGAAAAAGTAAacacagagagagagggagtgtgtgtggtgtgtgtaaAATGGAGGTTGAGACATAAGGAAAGAATAAAGTGGGAAAAAGGGGGTGGAGAGGTGGGAGGAGGAGAggaaaagttgaatgaaagaGGGAATAGTTTGGAATATGGGTGGGGTTGAAGTATTGATGATGGTAATGATGGCAGATGATAGTTGCTATTTCACTTTTCCCCCCTCTTTCCCACTTTTGCTATTTCAGTACATGTGGAATGGGGAGGATTCATTTCTATCCAATTGGatcttttagtttttgtttttattatggataaattataacaacttcttctaaagtttgat contains:
- the LOC105176849 gene encoding PLASMODESMATA CALLOSE-BINDING PROTEIN 2; translation: MGRRTIITCLSFIHLAAVLGLPGSVEATSHVKLPHHDNRTIQETTLISTRQMDVTTPMTTVPTTLPSTPTTTTPMLNPTESDPDSPRIMSPVMTPPAANSPAGSWCVATQSASQNALQLALDYACGHGGADCSAIQPGGSCYMPATVRDHASYAFNSYYQKNPIPTSCNFGGSAVTTSTDPSYGTCQYPSTSTTSSVLNTTNSSGSRVFGAGPPVTPSPTAAAMSSSIPYFQHILVPLIIILDNPR
- the LOC105177060 gene encoding uncharacterized protein LOC105177060, producing the protein MKTDLLTLGRTYSIGCGRGLCEEQHCSVREILKVDSAALCYFILIPPRVYGITRFLVAGKDGFFFRLFSSKRFELKGDDKQSFTVSYLINSCGLSSEAAISASKKVQLNSPEKADLLLALFKSHGFSNAHISKMITKLPITLTADPEKTVSPKLKFFRSIGVPAPILARMVSHSPLILRCSLQDRIIPIYNILKTLLQTDERIVHFIKRVGGNYHFINGVLKYIHSNVATLRKYGLSESNISFFLSNNPKILLIKTDRLAVLVDRVIELGFDTTKVYFVVAMETLFGMSKSTWEHKKEVYQRWGWSESDILKAFSVHPKCMSLSEKKIMSVMEFLVNEMSFQPLDIANYPVVICYNLEKRIKPRCRIAKALLLKKLTKKSYRLSSLMLISERLFLDRYVTKYQGKIPLLDVYHGKLSLVDLGLECENPK